The following are from one region of the Trichoderma breve strain T069 chromosome 5, whole genome shotgun sequence genome:
- a CDS encoding fungal specific transcription factor domain-containing protein: MLLYTRLAPPKVPKRRSRAGCNYCKEKKKKCDEIRPICSRCQDHGQSCVYEPIKPRQRRRLDSFDDSSLAEISTALEHHTLSRAAQKRLNLGQWEAPLWCSDIGFDENFALDEHMQQPASAADCNQDVLDEIFTSWAADTRAQDACLDADGFDFITPDAPAKQEGEGDGDGADDSNHNPPIDETAPPDTASQNTSLAVVGPMSVGSPTIEFIIPAFAEFSDQANRRALVDHFTNVLSHLIVLREDEGNPFQRLVLPLSQKSTAVSNSIFALASAHLEHRGVHNSERSVYFHNKAINGLAALIAKGCDANRNELLAAIILLIYYEVLVQRGRSNIVDGHLKGAMAIMGSTQALADPTAVFLERAFRFYDVITALSFNSTPILPTPDCENFAPFPSVDCRGATVPAGNVDTLLGMATSLWPIIYRLSTLGGLKRQLLEAELGGDDSETAKLRMEFETTASAVEFALQEWVPSPDESLPKDTDNPIMAGVPAKKQMQSILNSAMAYRHSGFVYLYRTIYGCSRRHTVVQRHTHISLTHCMETVRNQGPMGALLWPLFVASCEAIDADDRELSRQTFVAINRRQGMTNIERARCIVEEVWRRADSGEDAEDDEDELVHIGKQKNDLWRRVSQDMGVTVVFG, translated from the exons ATGCTGCTGTATACTCGGCTTGCTCCGCCAAAAGTGCCAAAGCGCCGTTCTAGAGCTG GGTGTAATTATTG CAAAGAAAAG aagaagaagtgcgATGAAATCAGGCCCATATGCAGTCGCTGCCAAGACCACGGCCAGAGCTGTGTATATGAGCCCATCAAGCCTCGCCAGCGCCGCAGGCTAGACTCTTTCGACGATTCTTCCTTGGCCGAAATATCGACGGCCCTGGAGCACCATACGTTATCTCGAGCTGCCCAGAAACGGTTGAACTTGGGGCAATGGGAGGCTCCTCTTTGGTGCTCAGACATTGGATTTGATGAAAACTTTGCGCTGGACGAACATATGCAACAACCTGCTTCGGCTGCCGACTGCAACCAAGATGTCTTGGATGAAATATTCACGTCTTGGGCCGCCGATACCAGAGCGCAAGATGCCTGCCTAGACGCCGATGGTTTTGACTTTATCACACCTGATGCCCCTGCGAAGcaagaaggcgaaggcgacgGTGATGGCGCCGATGACAGCAACCACAACCCTCCCATCGATGAAACGGCCCCTCCAGATACTGCATCACAAAACACATCTCTCGCCGTGGTTGGTCCTATGTCGGTTGGATCTCCTACCATAGAGTTCATTATACCTGCCTTTGCCGAATTCTCCGATCAGGCTAACAGACGAGCTTTGGTTGACCACTTCACTAATGTTCTCTCCCATCTCATCGTTTTGCGCGAAGATGAGGGCAACCCGTTCCAACGGCTTGTTTTGCCACTATCTCAGAAGAGCACAGCGGTCTCAAACTCCATCTTTGCCCTGGCTTCAGCCCATCTGGAGCACCGAGGCGTACACAACAGCGAGCGGAGTGTTTATTTCCACAACAAAGCAATCAATGGATTAGCTGCTCTGATAGCAAAGGGGTGTGATGCGAATAGAAATGAGCTGCTGGCTGCCATCATCCTCTTGATATACTACGAAGTG TTGGTTCAACGCGGACGTTCAAATATTGTCGATGGTCACCTAAAAGGCGCCATGGCGATCATGGGCAGCACCCAAGCGTTGGCTGACCCAACTGCCGTTTTCTTGGAACGG GCATTCCGATTCTATGATGTGATAACAGCATTATCATTCAACTCCACACCCATTCTACCTACACCAGACTGTGAAAATTTCGCTCCGTTCCCCTCGGTTGACTGTCGCGGCGCTACTGTGCCTGCAGGGAACGTCGACACGCTACTGGGAATGGCCACTTCTCTATGGCCCATCATCTACCGGCTCTCTACTCTAGGTGGCCTGAAACGGCAGCTCCTCGAAGCCGAGCTCGGGGGTGATGATTCAGAGACGGCAAAGCTGCGAATGGAATTTGAGACTACGGCTTCTGCGGTGGAGTTTGCTCTGCAGGAATGGGTGCCTTCCCCGGACGAATCCCTGCCCAAGGATACAGATAATCCCATCATGGCTGGGGTGCCAGCGAAAAAGCAAATGCAGAGCATTTTGAACAGCGCCATGGCATATCGACACTCCGGGTTCGTCTACCTTTACCGTACCATCTACGGTTGCTCTCGGCGCCATACCGTGGTACAACGCCACACTCACATCAGTCTCACTCATTGTATGGAAACAGTGAGGAATCAAGGTCCCATGGGGGCTTTGCTCTGGCCGTTGTTTGTGGCCTCGTGTGAGGCCATTGACGCAGACGACCGAGAGCTCTCCAGACAGACATTTGTGGCTATAAACCGGCGGCAAGGCATGACTAATATCGAGCGAGCAAGATGCATAGTGGAAGAGGTCTGGAGACGAGCAGACAGCggcgaagatgccgaggatgacgaggatgagcttGTGCACATTGGCAAGCAAAAGAATGATTTGTGGAGAAGGGTTAGCCAAGACATGGGTGTGACAGTTGTCTTTGGGTAG